A genomic stretch from Acinonyx jubatus isolate Ajub_Pintada_27869175 chromosome E2, VMU_Ajub_asm_v1.0, whole genome shotgun sequence includes:
- the NAE1 gene encoding NEDD8-activating enzyme E1 regulatory subunit isoform X4: MEFLQELNNDVSGSFVEESPENLLDNDPSFFCRFTIVVATQLPESTLLRLADVLWNSQIPLLICRTYGLVGYMRIIIKEHPVIESHPDNALEDLRLDKPFPELREHFQSYDLDHMEKKDHSHTPWIVIVAKYLAQWYSETNGRIPKTYKEKEDFRDLIRQGILKNENGTPEDEENFEEAIKNVNTALNTTQIPSSIEDIFNDDRCINITKQTPSFWILARALKEFVAKEGQGNLPVRGTIPDMIADSSKYIKLQNVYREKAKKDAAAVGNHVAKLLQSIGQAPESISEKELKLLCTNSAFLRVVRCRSLAEEYGLDTINKDEIISSMDNPDNEIVLYLMLRAIDRFHKQHGRYPGVSNYQVEEDIGKLKSCLTGFLQEYGLSVMVKDDYVHEFCRYGAAEPHTIAAFLGGAAAQEVIKIITKQFVIFNNTYIYSGMSQTSATFQL; the protein is encoded by the exons TACATTACTACGTTTAGCAGATGTCCTCTGGAATTCCCAAATCCCTCTTTTGATCTGTAGGACATATGGACTAGTTGGTTATATGAGGATCATTATAAAAGAACATCCAG TAATAGAATCTCATCCAGATAATGCATTAGAGGATCTACGACTGGATAAACCATTTCCTGAACTGAGAGAACATTTTCAGTCATATGATTTGGATCATATGGAAAAAAAG gaCCACAGCCATACTCCATGGATTGTGATCGTAGCTAAATATTTAGCACAGTGGTATAGTGaa ACAAATGGACGAATACCTAAAACatataaggaaaaagaagactTCAGAGATTTGATTAGACAAG gaattctaaagaatgaaaatgggaCTCCGGAAGATGAAGAGAATTTTGAAGAAGCTATTAAAAATGTGAACACAGCACTAAATACAACTCAG ATCCCAAGCAGTATTGAAGATATATTTAATGATGATCGCTGCATAAATATCACCAAACAG actcCATCATTTTGGATTTTAGCTCGCGCCTTAAAAGAATTTGTGGCCAAAGAGGGTCAAGGAAATTTACCTGTTCGAGGCACAATTCCTGATATGATTGCAGATTCAAGCAAATATATAAAGCTGCAAAATGT TTACcgtgaaaaagcaaagaaagatgcTGCTGCTGTGGGTAATCATGTTGCCAAATTGTTGCAGTCTATCGGCCAG GCACCAGAGTCCATTtcagagaaagaattaaaattactcT GCACCAATTCTGCATTTCTTCGAGTGGTAAGATGTCGATCCTTAGCTGAAGAATATGGCTTGGATACAATTAACAAGGATGAAATAA tttctaGCATGGACAATCCCGATAATGAGATAGTATTATACTTAATGTTACGGGCTATTGATAGATTTCATAAACAACACGGTAGATATCCAG GGGTTTCTAACTACCAGGTTGAAGAAGATATAGGAAAGCTGAAGTCTTGTCTCACTGGCTTCCTTCAGGAATATGGATTATCTGTAATGGTGAAAGATGATTATGTCCATGAATT TTGCCGATATGGAGCTGCTGAGCCACACACCATTGCTGCGTTCTTAGGAG GAGCTGCTGCTCAGGAGGTTATCAAAATAATCACCAAacagtttgtaatttttaataatacttaCATCTATAGTGGCATGTCACAAACTTCAGCAACTTTCCAGTTGTAG